Below is a window of Methanocorpusculum sp. DNA.
AGGGATCATATCCATCATGATCATGTAGGCTTTGAGTTCACGGTCACGATAGTCAAGGGTCCGTGCACGGTTCATGAGAAGGGAGAACTCTTCGAGACCGGCGTTGTCATCTTCGGCATGGATGTTGGGTGTGATGATGAAGACATTTTTGTCTTCGGCGAACGGGTGCTGATATACATGGGTCAGCTGATCGCCGAGAATGTTCATGCCGCCGTAGATCGAAGTCGCTGCACCGACACCGGTCTCGAAGCCGAAGGCTATCTCACCGGGCTCGTTGGTCTCTTCAACATAGTTGTGACCGATCAACCTGCGGATGGTATCATTTGTGAGCGGCCGTCCTACTGCCTCATTCATGGCAGATACGACCGCCGAGGCGGTTGTACATGTGGACCCGAGACCAACGTGTTCTTTTCCATGATCATGTGTATGGATGATAAATCCTCCGGAATATCCAGTGATCGCTTTGAATGCGGCAACCAGATGTTCAATCAAAAGAATACGCGGGGAGTCGATGACCGTGCTTCCCGGAGTACAGGACACGGTCGCACTACTGTATAACTGTAATGCAAACCCAAGGCCTCCACCTCCCGGCATCCCCGGAGAGAAACGATTCATATCCAATACAGATAGGTGGATACGTGCAGGTACGGTAACGGTAAATGATCCATTTTGCGGAACGGGCGCTTTAACTACAGGAATATCTGTGTAAAGATGTTCACCAGGATGAAAGGAGGTGAAATCATACTCGACGAGATCGAGATCGCCACCTCTGATTTTCAGGATTGCCATGGATGTTCGTCGTTAGATGATGCGGGAGATATAATAATGGTTTTCATGCACGAGATGTGCCTGAATAAGAGTTGTTTGAAAACACAGAGCAATATAGCATTATATGGTTTATTACACAACACAATAAGGCAATTTCCAGTGCAGATTAAGAGAAATTATTGATACAACCATACCCCACCCTGGCACGAACAGACTTGGAAGAGACCCACATAAAGAATACACGCGTGTTAGAATACAAAGGAAACCAGATTATCAGCAGCACCAAAAATACCCATAGCCAAACTTTTTTTTCCGAACCGAACAGAGAGGAAGAGGAAACAGAAGTGCCGCCGAGAACCTTAAAGCAAATAATTTTCCAGATCGCGAAAAATAGCTCTCCCATATCTTCGTTTTACGGCCATTTTGAGACTCCGGCAATATGATTCATCATTCAAAGCATCACAACCTCTCAAAAGCCCGTTATTTCCCTGAAGCGATCTGACCCGAAAAAATGACCCTGACGAACATCACGAATTATGCAGAATTCCCCCCAATAATCTAAAAACCTTCAATATTCGTTTGATTTCAAAATAAAACCCAATTTGAGCTTATTTTTGAATCAAAAAATCACCAATTTATTGCGCATAATACATATTATGCGCAATCATTATCATCACAA
It encodes the following:
- a CDS encoding GHMP kinase, which codes for MAILKIRGGDLDLVEYDFTSFHPGEHLYTDIPVVKAPVPQNGSFTVTVPARIHLSVLDMNRFSPGMPGGGGLGFALQLYSSATVSCTPGSTVIDSPRILLIEHLVAAFKAITGYSGGFIIHTHDHGKEHVGLGSTCTTASAVVSAMNEAVGRPLTNDTIRRLIGHNYVEETNEPGEIAFGFETGVGAATSIYGGMNILGDQLTHVYQHPFAEDKNVFIITPNIHAEDDNAGLEEFSLLMNRARTLDYRDRELKAYMIMMDMIPAIEKGDLKKMGDIMWEIEFRGSKRAEVQHHTFIIYQYMNALRQAGLEFVAMSSVGPSICVVTEKIEQDMKPILDAIGLEISVTTKVDNTGIRITKN